One Deltaproteobacteria bacterium PRO3 DNA window includes the following coding sequences:
- a CDS encoding sigma-54-dependent Fis family transcriptional regulator, with product MKSQILVVDDEIAVLRALERFLTEKGFEVTLADTFDKAAKVLESGRIDLALIDLKLGDRDGIELVQYLQKVSPQTACMILTGFGSIDTAIQAIKAGAFHYVTKPFQFDDLLNLVQKALEHQRTREENRLLKKQLNLKYGLENIVGVSDGMKSIFELVAKVADTDSTVLLLGESGTGKELVAKAIHYNSRRSQRPLVPVNCAAIPEDLLESELFGHVKGAFTGAVVSRTGRFEMADGGTLFLDEIGDMSPKLQVKLLRVLQERRFEPVGSGRSVEVDVRIIAATNKNLERAVKERTFREDLFYRLNVIPIRIPPLRERKGDIPMLIEHFLQRFAKENGKKAPQVTPECMQMLSNYAWPGNVRELENAIERLVILKPEQVISIKDLPEKFLQGGGKIFTSVNIPDNGISFKNVVNDFENELILRALEKTAWNKNKAATLLKLNRTTLVEKIKRRQLEKVILS from the coding sequence ATGAAATCGCAAATCCTCGTCGTCGACGACGAAATCGCGGTGCTTCGCGCCTTGGAGCGTTTTCTCACCGAGAAGGGATTCGAGGTCACGCTGGCCGACACCTTCGACAAGGCGGCCAAGGTCCTCGAGAGCGGCCGCATCGATCTGGCCCTGATCGATCTCAAGCTCGGCGATAGGGACGGCATCGAGCTGGTGCAGTACCTCCAGAAGGTGAGCCCGCAGACCGCCTGCATGATCCTGACGGGTTTCGGCAGCATCGATACCGCGATCCAGGCGATCAAGGCCGGGGCTTTCCACTATGTCACCAAGCCCTTCCAATTCGACGACCTCCTCAACCTCGTGCAAAAGGCCCTTGAGCACCAACGCACCCGGGAAGAGAACCGGCTGCTCAAGAAACAGCTCAACCTGAAATACGGCTTGGAGAACATCGTCGGCGTCTCCGACGGCATGAAGTCGATTTTCGAGCTGGTCGCGAAGGTGGCCGACACCGACTCGACCGTCCTGCTGTTGGGCGAGTCCGGCACCGGCAAGGAGCTGGTCGCCAAGGCCATCCACTACAACAGCCGCCGCAGCCAGCGGCCGCTGGTGCCGGTCAACTGCGCCGCGATCCCCGAGGACCTGCTGGAAAGCGAGCTCTTCGGCCACGTCAAGGGGGCCTTCACCGGCGCGGTCGTCTCGCGCACGGGGCGCTTCGAGATGGCCGACGGCGGGACGCTCTTCCTGGACGAAATCGGCGACATGAGCCCCAAGCTACAGGTCAAGCTGCTGCGGGTCCTTCAGGAACGGCGCTTCGAGCCGGTCGGCTCGGGCCGCAGCGTCGAGGTCGACGTGCGCATCATCGCCGCCACCAACAAAAACCTCGAGCGGGCGGTCAAGGAGAGGACCTTCCGGGAGGATCTCTTCTACCGGCTCAACGTCATCCCGATCCGGATTCCGCCCTTGCGCGAGCGCAAGGGCGACATTCCGATGTTGATCGAGCACTTCCTGCAGCGCTTCGCCAAGGAAAACGGCAAGAAGGCGCCGCAGGTGACGCCCGAATGCATGCAGATGCTCAGCAATTACGCCTGGCCGGGCAACGTGCGCGAGCTCGAGAATGCGATCGAGCGCCTGGTGATCCTCAAGCCCGAACAGGTCATCTCGATCAAGGATCTGCCCGAGAAGTTCCTGCAGGGCGGGGGGAAGATCTTCACCAGCGTCAACATTCCGGACAACGGGATCAGTTTTAAAAACGTGGTCAACGACTTCGAAAACGAGCTGATCCTAAGGGCCCTCGAGAAGACGGCCTGGAACAAGAACAAGGCGGCGACCTTGCTGAAGCTGAACCGGACGACCCTGGTCGAGAAGATCAAGCGCCGACAGTTGGAAAAGGTCATTCTTTCGTAG